One part of the Algibacter sp. L1A34 genome encodes these proteins:
- the ftsA gene encoding cell division protein FtsA: MEHNISVGLDIGTTKIVAMIGRKNEYGKLEILGIGKSKSLGVHRGVVNNITQTIQSIQQAVQEAEAAAEMKIDGVTVGIAGQHIRSLQHSDYITRSNSELVIDEDDIDRLINQVHKLVMLPGEEIIHVLPQEYKVDGQAEIKEPIGMYGGRLEANFHVVVGQVSSIRNVGRCIQSADLNLEGITLEPLASANAVLSQEEKEAGVALIDIGGGTTDLAIFRDGIIRHTAVIPFGGNVITEDIKEGCSIIEKQAELLKIKFGSAWPGENKDNEIVSIPGLRGREPKEITLKNLSKIIHARVVEIIEQVYVEIKNYGHEEQKKNLIAGIVLTGGGSQLKHLKQLVEYITGMDTRIGYPNEHLAGDSNEDVTSPLFATAVGLVLDGLKRQERKKIEQQVEEEVIEEEVEIEDSPAEEIKVEPVRERRSFLDKLTERVKDFLDNAE; the protein is encoded by the coding sequence ATGGAGCATAACATATCAGTAGGATTAGATATAGGGACCACAAAAATTGTGGCTATGATTGGTCGTAAAAATGAATACGGCAAACTTGAAATTTTAGGCATAGGAAAGTCTAAAAGTTTAGGTGTGCACCGTGGTGTAGTAAATAATATTACACAAACTATTCAATCCATTCAGCAAGCAGTTCAAGAAGCAGAAGCAGCAGCCGAAATGAAAATTGATGGTGTTACGGTAGGTATTGCGGGACAGCATATTCGAAGTTTACAGCATAGCGATTATATAACGCGATCAAATTCGGAACTTGTCATTGATGAAGATGATATAGATCGATTAATAAACCAAGTGCATAAACTAGTAATGCTTCCAGGGGAAGAAATTATTCATGTATTACCACAAGAATATAAAGTTGATGGTCAAGCTGAAATAAAAGAGCCTATAGGAATGTATGGTGGCCGTTTAGAAGCAAATTTCCATGTGGTAGTTGGTCAAGTATCATCTATTCGAAATGTTGGACGTTGTATACAAAGCGCCGATTTAAATTTAGAAGGTATCACGTTAGAACCTTTAGCATCAGCTAATGCAGTTTTAAGCCAAGAGGAAAAAGAAGCCGGTGTCGCGTTAATTGATATAGGTGGAGGTACAACGGATTTAGCCATTTTTAGAGATGGTATTATTCGTCATACCGCAGTTATTCCTTTCGGAGGAAATGTAATTACAGAAGATATAAAGGAAGGCTGTTCTATTATTGAGAAACAAGCCGAATTATTAAAAATAAAGTTTGGTTCAGCATGGCCAGGCGAAAACAAAGACAACGAAATTGTTTCTATTCCAGGTTTACGAGGTCGTGAACCAAAAGAAATAACATTAAAAAATCTCTCAAAAATTATTCATGCACGTGTTGTGGAAATTATAGAACAAGTGTACGTTGAAATTAAAAATTACGGTCACGAAGAACAAAAGAAAAACCTTATTGCGGGTATTGTTTTAACAGGTGGAGGAAGCCAGTTAAAGCACTTAAAGCAATTGGTAGAATACATAACTGGTATGGATACCCGAATTGGTTACCCTAACGAACATTTGGCAGGCGATAGTAACGAGGATGTTACAAGTCCGCTTTTTGCAACTGCAGTTGGTTTAGTGTTAGACGGGTTAAAACGTCAAGAACGCAAAAAAATAGAGCAACAGGTTGAAGAAGAAGTTATAGAAGAAGAAGTAGAAATAGAAGACAGCCCTGCTGAAGAAATTAAAGTAGAACCGGTTAGAGAAAGACGTTCTTTTCTCGATAAATTAACCGAACGCGTTAAAGATTTTTTAGATAACGCAGAATAA